The following coding sequences are from one Gimesia sp. window:
- a CDS encoding polysaccharide deacetylase family protein: protein MLVVVLREVMFPQRKFRTMLRALRDSVWCLLILGLVAQQSQSVQAAEWGSLSGKFVYTGPSVKQQKTPFPEAPSLVVGPQGGIKNIFVYLKARNFKPERIHPDFRKLPNLVVIEHRNQRFEPHAAALWQPHQKLVLSNQSPRVHVTQLFPLKNQRPDIAAIGPGRKETIPFEYPELLPIQIKCDIHPFETGYLLVLDHPYVSISDETGAFQIKNLPVGEWEFRVWHEQAGHLAARQEWQKGRIKLQIKPGDNDLGIIKVTPKVFVRKVAAKEPAKAGVVLTFDDRNMNQWVKQIPLFQKYNAQVTFFVDHFQTLTTQQIDALKQLKAAGHTIGCHGARHRKAVDYVRAHGMERYLKDEIDPAVKRMTDAGFPPTCFAYPSSSRNAEIDQALLKTFRHLRGGTGLPAGQRMRNLKAIYVPVDQIADRGCLIGTGIDYAGTEKRPDYLVEIKDALDHAQQRGEIVVFYAHNISDKGPGHHLQPRVLEAILAHAQQIGLATLTYDDLP from the coding sequence ATGCTAGTTGTTGTCCTCCGGGAAGTCATGTTCCCTCAAAGAAAGTTCCGAACCATGCTGCGTGCTCTCCGAGATTCCGTCTGGTGCCTGCTGATCCTGGGGCTGGTTGCTCAACAGAGTCAGTCAGTGCAGGCAGCCGAGTGGGGAAGTCTATCAGGTAAGTTTGTCTATACCGGCCCGTCTGTGAAACAACAAAAGACTCCGTTCCCCGAGGCTCCGTCACTGGTCGTTGGACCGCAGGGTGGCATCAAGAATATCTTTGTGTATCTCAAAGCACGAAATTTCAAACCGGAACGGATTCACCCTGACTTTCGAAAACTGCCGAACCTGGTGGTGATTGAACATCGAAACCAGCGTTTCGAACCGCATGCTGCCGCCCTGTGGCAACCACATCAGAAGCTGGTACTATCCAATCAATCGCCCCGCGTGCACGTAACTCAATTATTTCCACTCAAAAATCAGCGTCCGGATATAGCTGCCATTGGTCCGGGGCGTAAAGAAACCATTCCGTTTGAATACCCGGAACTACTTCCCATCCAAATCAAATGTGATATTCACCCCTTTGAAACCGGTTACCTGCTGGTTCTAGACCATCCATACGTGTCTATCTCCGATGAAACGGGGGCATTCCAGATCAAGAATCTGCCTGTCGGGGAATGGGAGTTTCGCGTCTGGCACGAGCAGGCTGGCCATCTGGCTGCGCGGCAGGAGTGGCAGAAGGGTCGGATCAAGCTCCAGATTAAGCCGGGGGATAATGATCTGGGCATAATTAAAGTGACTCCCAAAGTGTTCGTTCGAAAAGTGGCTGCCAAAGAACCTGCAAAGGCAGGAGTGGTCCTCACGTTTGACGACCGGAATATGAATCAGTGGGTCAAACAGATTCCGCTGTTCCAGAAGTACAATGCGCAGGTGACCTTCTTTGTTGATCACTTTCAGACATTGACAACGCAGCAGATTGATGCGTTGAAACAGCTCAAAGCGGCCGGACATACGATTGGCTGTCACGGGGCCAGGCATCGCAAGGCGGTCGACTATGTGCGTGCACATGGCATGGAGCGTTATCTCAAGGATGAAATTGATCCGGCGGTGAAACGGATGACCGACGCCGGATTTCCGCCGACCTGCTTTGCTTATCCCAGCAGTTCGCGGAATGCCGAGATTGACCAGGCTCTGCTGAAAACGTTCCGTCATCTGCGGGGTGGGACCGGGTTACCGGCAGGTCAGCGGATGCGGAATCTGAAAGCGATATATGTGCCGGTTGATCAGATTGCCGACCGCGGATGTCTGATCGGTACGGGCATCGATTACGCGGGGACGGAGAAGCGGCCCGATTACCTGGTGGAGATCAAAGACGCCCTGGATCATGCGCAGCAGCGGGGCGAGATTGTGGTCTTTTATGCGCACAACATCAGTGACAAGGGGCCGGGACATCATCTACAGCCGCGGGTGCTGGAGGCGATTCTGGCACATGCGCAGCAGATCGGGTTGGCGACGCTGACGTATGATGATCTGCCTTGA
- a CDS encoding ECF-type sigma factor, translated as MQDITHILQALEAGDLAATDQLLPVVYAELQRLARQKLAHEAPGQTLTATALVHEAYLRLVGQSAEQEWDHRGHFFAAAAESMRRILIENARRKKRLKHGGDHERVDLPEISAPALEQPDDLLSLDEALTLFAEEDPQKAELVKLRYFAGLSEQEAADVLGISRATAARHWAYSRAWLYHQMRGDTDQLV; from the coding sequence ATGCAGGATATCACACACATCTTACAGGCCCTGGAAGCAGGAGACCTGGCAGCCACCGATCAATTGCTGCCTGTCGTCTATGCCGAACTCCAGCGACTGGCGCGACAGAAGCTCGCGCACGAAGCACCCGGACAGACCCTGACCGCAACCGCGCTGGTCCATGAAGCCTACCTGCGTCTGGTCGGACAGTCCGCAGAACAGGAGTGGGATCACCGGGGCCATTTCTTCGCAGCGGCAGCCGAGTCGATGCGGCGGATATTAATCGAAAATGCACGACGCAAAAAACGACTCAAGCACGGCGGTGACCACGAGCGTGTCGATCTCCCCGAAATCTCAGCTCCGGCCCTTGAACAACCCGATGATCTGCTGTCCCTCGATGAAGCGCTGACGCTCTTCGCCGAAGAGGACCCGCAGAAAGCAGAGCTCGTGAAGCTCCGCTATTTCGCCGGTCTCAGCGAACAGGAAGCGGCGGATGTGCTGGGCATCTCCCGGGCGACCGCGGCCAGGCACTGGGCTTATTCGCGTGCCTGGCTCTATCACCAGATGCGGGGCGATACCGATCAACTCGTTTAA
- a CDS encoding serine/threonine-protein kinase, translated as MSDPAADNPEPTRENVNPQSVEGLFLAALEKKTPAERAQFLDETCGADLEQRRRVEALLLAYDDAGSFLEKSPVGSGTAEPLSLDFLAPSDDPNLLGTLGDYQVQEVIGQGGMGIVFRALDPKLNRIVAIKVMSPLLAVNPNARKRFLREAQAAAAVSHPHIVTIHAVDEATLPYLVMEYVVGQSLQEKLDKVGSLKVTEILRIGNQIAEGLAAAHKQGLIHRDIKPANILLENGVERVKITDFGLARAVDDVTITRTGEVSGTPQYMSPEQASGDRVDQRSDLFSLGAVMYAMCTGRSPFRASNLAAVVRRVCDDTPRPIQEVNEDIPEWLIEIIDCLLEKQPEHRIQTAAEIAELLGTHLARLQHPGYTPEARPPRAARPAPRQKIEVPQAPQPVETVADLEPELRHKTPGNLVGGMLLAVGVGIFLAFSLMRTGSQLEEVHLLDKVVKVSGTLLAIMVFSTIIYLVRGTEGRRLPATTWFLCLASLNLTLFLSFVLTLMVRMKVPLLNVEPDMYQVLLASLIALLGVSGFAVYQLWRFYQSLEPGQFNAMQQRDAWLFTIMGIGIWVLLVLWNWAEATGIIPAMMSISKDWQMVPVIVLALLGGLCLSVGFWLDQNLKKRLGLSAEDALEIPETVMAPQGKRGSQFDRIVVGVGAVLLVLPLLIWLFGISTGLHFTYSVSEMVLVSSLFFVPVGLLVMICGAQNLVEPDSRSEKVLDGLFLLACLFAGPVGILLYIARYLKRRDARAVGTLEQQPAPEGDPFVQEQRRSNKRVIIGVLVGIFLLLSSILVVQVWRHLNPTEQGFILNWGLNLVVVSAMLIAAYFIRRKGAAAAKRNPWVFMEWVTILVACLMLLSLFIPTLRNPANEKVILQYSGTTPISNVVVEADRYYQVQSWPYELIVEPGVQYIKVSFTASGQLVKFTKKIDKQPGEPLLVDLTSQIVAMTRNLQKPTPAELRGPGAILISGQVPPYLRAGIFPIDSSEWGDMMPGGMEMGGGDMSMGMFGGGSAARNVYGFADRFSTLEPMTHELPAGKYQIRVSSTLAGWGRKVTQPRNDRDVLGGGRGSESIDSTPQYDLKTVEVKPGEIVSVTIQLDYSKLAKNHPDWSRGGLFRFYWSNTGQHNLKIYTLSLPQARVVQKLLEACAVGKPDVPESILFNIATADSTSGPVESLKELFNNGQHPAWKTMIVPGKTNETWRLAQQMIGGSFSQGAGIGGFVNPFGGGTFENNRTQSQQQQVFPGQESGTLNPFSQQPVQATKPHPARTPYKSVVIFGKDPGMSIDLAPLKADSGTRIMKRVQRGASTFEVTPGEYAVTVSTQLVGWATNGRSARYVDSELNVIGDKPVEKTLHYNFQKLAENHPIWKADEHFYFLWPNPQQGVGMEFDFSAQQAKVVQELLQAFADGKPDVPETKLLKIFGNVIELDKSSNSQLKSLEDIFSDIKQPDWKQLIVPGQSEKTRRLVDPKFQQRQQANSQATEKSSEPVGGGVK; from the coding sequence ATGTCTGATCCTGCTGCTGACAATCCGGAACCCACGCGCGAGAATGTGAACCCGCAGTCGGTTGAGGGCCTCTTCCTGGCGGCACTCGAAAAGAAGACCCCGGCAGAACGTGCCCAGTTTCTGGATGAAACCTGCGGTGCAGATCTCGAACAGCGTCGTCGTGTGGAAGCATTGCTCCTGGCCTACGACGACGCGGGCAGCTTCCTGGAAAAGTCCCCCGTCGGTTCCGGCACAGCAGAGCCGCTGTCACTCGATTTTCTTGCCCCTTCCGACGACCCGAACCTGTTAGGGACCCTGGGAGACTACCAGGTTCAGGAAGTCATCGGGCAGGGGGGGATGGGCATCGTCTTTCGGGCCCTGGATCCCAAGCTCAATCGGATCGTCGCCATCAAGGTGATGTCCCCCCTCCTGGCCGTTAATCCCAATGCCCGCAAACGCTTCCTGCGGGAAGCGCAGGCCGCCGCTGCAGTGAGCCACCCGCACATCGTCACCATTCATGCCGTCGACGAAGCGACGCTCCCCTACCTTGTGATGGAATACGTCGTGGGGCAGTCGCTCCAGGAAAAACTGGACAAAGTCGGCTCACTCAAAGTCACCGAAATACTCCGCATTGGCAATCAGATCGCCGAGGGGCTCGCCGCCGCTCACAAACAGGGATTGATTCACCGCGATATCAAACCTGCCAATATCCTCCTGGAAAATGGTGTCGAACGGGTCAAGATTACTGATTTTGGTCTGGCCCGCGCCGTCGATGATGTGACGATCACGAGGACCGGCGAAGTCTCAGGCACTCCGCAGTACATGTCCCCCGAGCAGGCCTCGGGAGACCGCGTGGATCAACGTAGCGATCTCTTCAGCCTGGGCGCAGTCATGTATGCCATGTGTACCGGGAGATCTCCCTTCCGGGCCAGTAACCTGGCCGCCGTCGTCCGCCGTGTCTGTGATGACACACCGCGACCGATTCAGGAAGTCAACGAAGACATCCCCGAGTGGTTGATTGAAATCATCGATTGTCTGCTGGAAAAACAGCCCGAACATCGTATTCAGACCGCAGCCGAAATTGCCGAACTGCTGGGCACGCACCTCGCCCGCCTGCAGCATCCGGGATACACACCGGAGGCACGCCCGCCCCGCGCTGCACGACCCGCGCCACGACAAAAGATTGAAGTCCCGCAGGCACCACAACCCGTCGAAACGGTCGCGGACCTGGAACCTGAGCTCAGGCATAAGACTCCTGGCAACCTGGTCGGGGGGATGCTGCTGGCAGTCGGCGTCGGAATCTTCCTGGCCTTTTCGTTGATGAGAACCGGTTCGCAACTTGAGGAAGTCCATTTGCTGGACAAAGTCGTCAAAGTCTCCGGCACGCTGCTGGCGATCATGGTGTTCTCCACAATCATCTATCTGGTGCGGGGAACTGAAGGACGGCGACTCCCGGCGACGACCTGGTTTCTCTGTCTCGCCTCACTGAACCTGACGCTCTTTCTGTCATTCGTGCTCACCCTGATGGTCCGCATGAAGGTCCCCCTGCTGAACGTGGAGCCCGATATGTACCAGGTTTTGCTGGCTTCGCTGATCGCGCTGCTCGGCGTCAGCGGATTCGCCGTCTATCAACTCTGGCGTTTTTACCAGTCACTGGAGCCCGGCCAGTTCAATGCGATGCAGCAACGCGATGCCTGGCTGTTTACCATCATGGGGATCGGAATCTGGGTGCTGCTGGTGCTCTGGAACTGGGCCGAAGCGACGGGAATCATACCTGCGATGATGTCGATCTCCAAGGATTGGCAGATGGTTCCGGTAATTGTACTCGCTCTGCTGGGCGGACTCTGTCTCAGCGTCGGTTTCTGGCTCGATCAGAACCTCAAAAAACGACTGGGACTATCCGCGGAGGATGCGTTGGAAATCCCCGAAACGGTCATGGCCCCACAAGGAAAACGGGGATCGCAGTTCGACCGGATTGTCGTCGGCGTCGGTGCCGTCCTGCTGGTTCTGCCACTGTTGATCTGGCTCTTTGGTATCTCTACCGGACTGCATTTTACCTACAGTGTGTCGGAGATGGTCCTGGTCTCATCCCTGTTTTTTGTGCCCGTCGGGCTGCTGGTCATGATCTGTGGGGCACAGAATCTGGTCGAACCCGACTCACGTTCGGAAAAGGTGCTGGATGGATTGTTTCTGCTGGCCTGTCTGTTTGCCGGTCCGGTTGGAATTTTACTCTACATTGCCCGCTATCTGAAACGGCGCGATGCACGTGCGGTAGGAACACTCGAGCAACAACCTGCCCCCGAAGGTGACCCGTTTGTCCAGGAGCAGCGGCGCTCCAATAAGCGGGTCATCATCGGCGTGCTGGTCGGCATCTTCCTGCTGTTAAGCTCGATCCTGGTGGTACAGGTCTGGCGACACCTGAATCCGACCGAACAGGGCTTTATCTTGAACTGGGGACTGAATCTGGTCGTGGTCTCGGCGATGCTCATCGCTGCTTACTTTATTCGTCGCAAAGGGGCTGCTGCAGCGAAAAGGAATCCGTGGGTCTTCATGGAATGGGTGACGATCCTGGTGGCCTGCCTGATGTTACTCAGTCTCTTTATACCGACTCTGAGGAATCCGGCTAATGAGAAGGTGATTCTACAATACAGTGGGACAACTCCCATCAGCAATGTAGTTGTGGAAGCCGACCGCTACTATCAGGTTCAATCCTGGCCCTATGAACTGATCGTGGAACCGGGCGTGCAATATATTAAAGTCAGTTTCACCGCCTCGGGACAACTCGTCAAATTCACGAAAAAGATCGACAAACAGCCGGGAGAACCCTTACTGGTTGATCTGACAAGCCAGATTGTCGCGATGACGCGCAATTTACAAAAACCGACACCAGCAGAACTCCGCGGCCCGGGAGCCATTCTCATCAGCGGACAGGTACCGCCTTATCTCCGTGCCGGTATCTTTCCCATAGATTCATCCGAATGGGGAGATATGATGCCAGGCGGTATGGAAATGGGCGGTGGGGATATGAGTATGGGGATGTTTGGTGGAGGCAGTGCAGCCCGAAATGTCTACGGCTTTGCAGACCGCTTTTCCACGCTGGAACCAATGACTCACGAACTGCCCGCGGGTAAGTATCAGATTCGGGTCTCCAGTACATTAGCGGGTTGGGGCAGAAAAGTGACACAGCCCCGGAATGATCGTGATGTACTGGGAGGCGGACGTGGCTCGGAATCGATCGATAGCACACCGCAATATGATCTGAAAACGGTTGAAGTCAAGCCGGGAGAAATCGTCTCAGTAACGATCCAACTGGATTACAGTAAACTGGCTAAGAATCATCCGGACTGGTCCCGGGGTGGACTGTTCCGTTTTTACTGGTCGAACACAGGTCAGCACAACTTAAAGATCTACACACTCTCCCTGCCACAGGCACGCGTCGTTCAGAAACTGCTGGAAGCGTGTGCGGTTGGAAAGCCGGATGTACCTGAATCTATTTTATTCAATATTGCGACAGCGGATAGTACATCTGGTCCTGTGGAGTCACTCAAAGAGCTGTTCAACAATGGTCAGCATCCTGCCTGGAAGACGATGATCGTTCCCGGCAAAACAAATGAGACGTGGCGACTGGCACAGCAGATGATAGGTGGTTCTTTCTCACAGGGGGCGGGTATCGGCGGCTTTGTGAACCCATTCGGCGGAGGCACATTCGAAAACAATCGCACCCAGTCTCAGCAGCAGCAAGTCTTTCCCGGACAGGAATCAGGAACTCTGAACCCATTCAGTCAACAACCAGTACAGGCGACAAAACCTCATCCCGCGCGAACTCCGTATAAATCTGTCGTCATCTTCGGTAAAGACCCGGGCATGAGCATCGATCTGGCCCCACTCAAGGCCGATTCCGGCACGCGGATCATGAAACGCGTGCAACGCGGGGCGAGTACCTTCGAAGTGACGCCGGGTGAGTACGCTGTCACGGTCAGCACCCAACTCGTCGGCTGGGCCACCAATGGCCGATCCGCACGCTATGTTGACTCAGAATTGAATGTGATCGGTGATAAACCAGTCGAGAAAACGCTGCACTATAATTTCCAGAAACTGGCGGAGAATCACCCGATCTGGAAAGCAGACGAGCACTTCTACTTCCTCTGGCCGAATCCCCAACAGGGCGTCGGTATGGAATTCGACTTTTCAGCGCAGCAGGCAAAAGTGGTTCAGGAACTGTTGCAAGCATTCGCAGACGGCAAGCCCGATGTTCCGGAAACCAAGCTCCTTAAGATCTTCGGAAATGTCATCGAGTTGGATAAGTCGTCCAACAGCCAGTTAAAGTCACTGGAAGATATTTTCTCCGATATCAAGCAGCCTGACTGGAAACAACTGATCGTGCCGGGTCAGTCAGAGAAAACCAGGCGGCTCGTCGATCCCAAATTTCAGCAGCGACAACAGGCAAACTCACAAGCTACTGAAAAAAGCAGCGAGCCTGTGGGAGGGGGAGTAAAATGA